Proteins from a single region of Antechinus flavipes isolate AdamAnt ecotype Samford, QLD, Australia chromosome 2, AdamAnt_v2, whole genome shotgun sequence:
- the TNFRSF6B gene encoding tumor necrosis factor receptor superfamily member 6B isoform X1 yields the protein MALPIQRVKFSWLVSTLLPLVLMPGDAGNVPTYSWRDAETQEWLMCNQCPPGTFVKQHCSHRSPTNCQPCPSLHYTQYWNYLEKCRYCNVFCGEHEEEVQACNATHNRACRCQLGYYAHADFCIEHSACPPGSGVVTLGTPTQNTQCQPCPKGTFSDNSSSTERCQPHRNCTTFGMFLNVPGTSFHDTMCTRCASFLSSTPEPGNKECEKAVIDFVAFQNISLKRLRKLQQALETPDSWQTEWPEPENRAAVQKELLHRLTELSDPQESSIFVPKLLQALRKAKLTTLEKNLRKRFLLDLKD from the exons ATGGCTCTCCCAATCCAGCGCGTAAAGTTTTCG TGGTTAGTCAGTACCCTTCTGCCGTTGGTGTTGATGCCAGGGGATGCAGGCAACGTCCCTACCTATTCTTGGAGAGATGCAGAGACCCAGGAGTGGCTAATGTGTAATCAGTGCCCACCTGGCACCTTTGTGAAGCAGCACTGCAGCCACAGGAGCCCCACGAATTGCCAGCCATGCCCATCACTACACTACACACAGTACTGGAACTACCTGGAGAAGTGCCGCTACTGCAATGTGTTCTGTGGGGAGCATGAAGAGGAGGTTCAGGCCTGCAATGCCACTCACAACCGAGCCTGCCGCTGCCAGTTGGGCTACTATGCCCACGCTGACTTCTGCATAGAGCACTCGGCCTGTCCCCCAGGCTCTGGTGTGGTCACTCTGG GAACCCCAACCCAGAACACACAGTGCCAACCGTGCCCCAAAGGCACCTTTTCAGATAACAGCTCCAGCACAGAGAGGTGCCAGCCACATCGAAATTGTACTACCTTTGGCATGTTCCTCAATGTTCCTGGGACCTCATTCCATGATACCATGTGCACACGCTGTGCTAGTTTCTTGAGTAGCACTCCTGAGCCAG GTAACAAGGAATGTGAAAAGGCAGTGATTGATTTTGTGGCCTTCCAGAATATTTcactaaagagattgagaaagcTGCAGCAGGCTCTAGAGACCCCTGATAGTTGGCAGACAGAATGGCCAGAGCCAGAGAACCGGGCAGCTGTGCAGAAGGAGCTACTGCACAGATTAACTGAACTCAGTGATCCCCAAGAATCTTCAATCTTTGTACCCAAATTACTACAAGCTCTTCGAAAAGCCAAGTTAACCACCTTGGAGAAGAATCTTCGGAAGCGCTTCCTCCTTGACCTGAAAGACTAG
- the TNFRSF6B gene encoding tumor necrosis factor receptor superfamily member 6B isoform X2, translated as MPGSVLTPAGPGSPLRKGRGRAPGLCAVPVSVLLSIRASLLNVQSRPRVFTVFCHRRVGIPGAREESLESPFPAASPRRVETFLLPEFGFSQNHGSPNPARKVFGTPTQNTQCQPCPKGTFSDNSSSTERCQPHRNCTTFGMFLNVPGTSFHDTMCTRCASFLSSTPEPGNKECEKAVIDFVAFQNISLKRLRKLQQALETPDSWQTEWPEPENRAAVQKELLHRLTELSDPQESSIFVPKLLQALRKAKLTTLEKNLRKRFLLDLKD; from the exons ATGCCGGGGTCGGTCCTGACCCCGGCCGGGCCCGGCTCGCCGCTGCGGAAGGGGAGGGGTAGGGCGCCAGGGCTGTGTGCTGTCCCTGTGTCTGTGCTCCTCTCTATCCGCGCCTCTTTGTTAAACGTTCAGTCCAGACCCAGAGTATTCACAG TCTTTTGTCACAGGAGGGTCGGGATACCTGGTGCGAGAGAGGAAAGTCTTGAATCTCCCTTCCCAGCAGCTTCCCCCCGAAGAGTGGAGACCTTTCTCCTTCCCGAGTTTGGATTCTCACAGAACCATGGCTCTCCCAATCCAGCGCGTAAAGTTTTCG GAACCCCAACCCAGAACACACAGTGCCAACCGTGCCCCAAAGGCACCTTTTCAGATAACAGCTCCAGCACAGAGAGGTGCCAGCCACATCGAAATTGTACTACCTTTGGCATGTTCCTCAATGTTCCTGGGACCTCATTCCATGATACCATGTGCACACGCTGTGCTAGTTTCTTGAGTAGCACTCCTGAGCCAG GTAACAAGGAATGTGAAAAGGCAGTGATTGATTTTGTGGCCTTCCAGAATATTTcactaaagagattgagaaagcTGCAGCAGGCTCTAGAGACCCCTGATAGTTGGCAGACAGAATGGCCAGAGCCAGAGAACCGGGCAGCTGTGCAGAAGGAGCTACTGCACAGATTAACTGAACTCAGTGATCCCCAAGAATCTTCAATCTTTGTACCCAAATTACTACAAGCTCTTCGAAAAGCCAAGTTAACCACCTTGGAGAAGAATCTTCGGAAGCGCTTCCTCCTTGACCTGAAAGACTAG